The region taagaaccactgccctACAGCTAGGCTGTTTTGGTAATGAATATTACCTAAAAGATCGATAGGGCAATTCACCTATTACAAACAGCCTATGTGAATGCAGTCGTACACACAGCTGTTTTACCAAAAATaatgcaaactaaatgctgaaagttgtagcctagttattcatgcatgcaaacaaaaatactgaatagcAGTTTTGGCTTAGAATACCGAAAACTGCGAACAAAAGAAACAGTGGTACCAACTAGTAGGAGTAGTAAACAAACAATCAGATGAATAAAGGCATGACACAATCTATATTTAGGCTAGTTATATTAACAGTAAATAAACGCAGTAAACCAAAGATGAACGGAGATCCAAAACATAGcctacagcagggttccccaactggcggcccacggGATGAATTTGTCggttaagtaatactgcaagacaGCACAGCAAATAAattcactttttggcctaaatgaaAAACCTACAGGgttgggtcaaatccaatacaacacagagTGAAACCCTTTtctattttcaagtattgtggtggcagcatcatgttatgggtatgcttgtcattggcagggattggggagtttgtcaggatcaaaataaatatgaaaggaacAAAGCCCAGCTAAAAAGTTAGTCTTCAGAAAACCTGACCCTGGGATAGTTTTATTTTTCAGCTAGACAATTGCACACATTTTAAttccaaagacacaccagaatagATTGCCAAGAGGTGACAAGGTTTAAATATAACTTCTCATCAATAATCCCCAACCAACAATGCACTAAGCCTGACTAATTTTGACAAAATCAATGGATATACTGTGTTACCCTAAGAGTtatgtaatggctgccaaaggtgcttccaccaagtactaccctggggtgggggggggggggttacctaTCAAATTATGACATTTATTTATTGGAACATTTTCACTTTTAAAATGTGGATtaggttgtgtagatctgtagGAAAATAACGAATGTAACCCGTTCttagcaaaatgtgaaaaaagttcaaGGGGGTGTAGACTTTCTTTTGGCACTGTATATTTTGCTGACGTACACCAGTGGGTTTTGGCGTACACTATGCTAATTTAGGAAATGTTATCACCCTCTAACTTAATTATCCCTTTtacttaaaaataataatttataaGTGGATCAAGGGAATGCACACAGCAGTACAGAGGCATCCTTTTACGCCAATTCATTTTATATTTGCAGGCCAATGGCAACTTTGTGCTCTATAGTTGGAGTCAGGTTCTCTGGGAATCAAACTGAACACAGATGCTCATGAGCTCATCCTCCAACAGGATGGGAACCTGGTCATCtacaccagggtttcccaaactcagtcctgctGAGTCAGttgtgtagtgccaggacaaaactaaacatgcacccaggggggccccaggactgagtttgggaaaccctgatctaCACCACACAGGGCCATCCCACAGGCCACCCAACAATGCACAAAGCGGTCAACTCAACCTCACTGACAAGGGTGCACAGGTGCTCTACAGTCCCAGAAATGTGGTCTGGTGCTCTCGTGAGGACACTAGCAATGAGGCAGAGTAACATCTTCACTTTATCATACCCGTCTATACCACTAAAATGTGGATTCAAAAGCCTTGAGGCTTTTTAACCCTTTGATttggtaaaataaaaatggattgacTTTTAAAGTAGTGGTTTGTGTTGTAATTCTGCGCATTGTGTCAGATACTCTCTATATTCAAAAGACAAACATCACTACTAACTTTATTATGGAGAGAATAGCTTTATTGGCTCATATAAGAGAACATGAGATCTGTTTTTCATGTACATTTTTATTATGAAAAAGACATACACTATCATGCATCACACCAGAATAATTTATGGAGggatacacacatatacatggaTTATAACGTTGCAGTTATGCGTGAGTCTGTATTGGTGTTCgtcccatagagaatgatagaagCCGCTAGTGGCCTTGATAGTGCGTGAGCAGCACCATCGAGGGCTTCCACCATGCTTccgccattttaaagtagtcaaagtagtcaactgagtggggattcctatgggttgtagcctcaattgggctgcccatgctgtcacagatgctGTAAAggcacagatataaagatgagtcctctatctatctctatggtttGTCCATGATTATAGATGTGTGTGAGTGGGAGGGTGTGGGTCCATGTGTGACGTTACAGGAATGCACACAGTCTCTCCAGTACAGAAGGGTTTCTGTTGCTGAGGAAGATCAGTTCTTTCTTCCCTTCCTCTGTCTgacctgatggagagagagaaatctcCCAGAAATCAGTTCAACATGTCATAATCTAAACCATCACAAACAGTGCCAGTGGTGAAAGTGATTATCTCTTACTGTGTGGGTGTTGTAGCCAGTGGCGGTCCAGGTAGTAGAGGTAACAGCTCTCAAACTCCTTCTCACTGTAGAGGGAGACTGGTACTGGGACAAACGGGTCCATGCTGTCAAAGCCCTCCTGTAGGAGGAACACAGAGGATGAGGATAGAAGTTTTTATAGGTGAACTTCTGTTTCTATTTGACTGGTCATACAATAACATGAAACATGATGCATGTAAACACGTCAGAAGGGTCTTGTCCAAAAACGTCTAGATCCTCCCCTTAGCCCTTGCTAGCCCAGATCAATAGACACCAAGGCTTAGAGGTAGTTTTTGGACTGGACATACAACAACATTAACCAGGATGTAATcataacccctgacctctcccaGCAGCTCCTGGGGCAGGTAGGCAGAGCTTGGAGTGTAGAGAGACCCTGTCTGAGACAGAGTGGCGATGACCGCCCCTccacactgaggagagagagagagggagagagagagataggagtggTGGTGTAAATAACAATCATGTAATTTTCTAGTGTCTATTAGACATAGAGGATAACAACTCTATGCAGTTCTCACCCAGTCATTGTTGATCATCTTCCTCAAGTTATGAACCAACGTCAACTCCTCTGGAGCCACCTGAcagacaggagaagagaggagagagacacacagaaaaagtagagagagaagggaaaagtGACAGGAAAAGAGGATGAaatggaagggagagaaagagacaggtcAGTCAAGTAAGCAACCTTTACACAGAAATTACAAAGATACAAAAATGGAAGCAATATAAatcaacatgtattttttatAGATCCACAGTGAGAGGTGAATGAATGTATAGGTGTATAAGTACAGGGCTCTTATCCTCCTTGAGTGTGGTCCTTCCCCAGAGACCGTTGACTCCATCAACAGCCACAGCCAGCCTGAAGCCCCCCTCTGTCCCCCCAGCCTGTAGCCTCAGCTCCTTTAGAACTGCCCCCACCACATCACTGCTGCTCTTCACACGAGACACTCCCTGGGGTGAAAAAAACACAGTTTAACAATGATACGTGGTATGAGATTCTCAAGAGAAGTGCACTGAACCAGTTATGTTTCAGAACTGGAGCCCAGACAAAACAGGTCGGAACAGTTTGCATATATTACGACGACATTGTGATGTTTGTGTTCATTTGTTTctggaggcaagccgaagtcggtagctgaagtctacgccccttcgttggtgattggtcaacagtagggattctgcaataaagtctttgttgtcagtCAACAAGAGATTacttgttttcatgcacattttttcattgaAAAATACTGCACCATACATCTTAGTTAGATATAAAATTGCACGACTAAGATCTCCTTGGCAAAAACTTCATAACAGATTAAGTTattttagattaattctgactacgGCACCTCAAAAATGGACAAACAGCACTATTAACGCTTTCTCATTTTTTAAGTGAAGGTCTTTCAAGGGAGcatgcgagcacactcgttcggtttGCCTAGCCAAGTTGGGCCAAACTGAAGGATGCTGACGCCTTAATAAAGGGCACGTTGACACTGGACTCACCATGTCCACCAGCTCCCCTAATGGCCGTCCCTCCTCAGTGCTCTCTCTCTTAGTCCACACGTACCGCTGCCTCAACTTGATCTAAAACAACAAGGGGAGACAGTCACAAATACAGGATGCCTCaaggagtaaaaatatgcttaacaacTGTGTGCAATAGTATTTAAAAtgacatctctgtaccccacacacacaattatcaaTATGGTTCCTAAGTCAAAcaatgaatttcaagcacagattcaaccaaaggcCAGGGAGCTTTTCCTATGGTTCACAAAGGACACCTATTGATAGTtgggtaaaaatacaaataaaacagacattgaatatccctttgagtatggtggaGCTATTATagatgcaccatccaaagtgtaaaatTAAACCGACTTCGCCACAACGATACAGGCGGCAATCCTAACGTAGTTTCCGGAGAGGCAGgaaccgctcagagatttcaccatgaggcgaAATGTGATTTTAAAAAGTTTGAGTTTaaaggctgtgataggagataatggaggatggatcaacattgtagttatttcacaatactaacataattgatagagtaaaaagaaggaagccatcctgtttgcaataaggcactaaagtaatactgaaaaaattGTGGcatgaaattaactttttgtcctgaatacaaagcgttatgtttggggtaaatccaacacaacaaacacatcactgagtatcatgtcatattttcaagaatggtggtggctgcatgatgttatgggtatgcttgtcatcggcaacaCCTctggagttttttaggataaaaagaaacagacactgggaaacaaacaaagccaaatatacactggaattgcttaccaagatgacattgaattttcctgagtggcctagttagtgTTGACTTacaatcagcttgaaaatctatggcaatagatgaaaatggctgtctagcgatgatcaacaaccaacttcacaataaaaaataaaaaaataataataggcaaatattgtacaatccaggtgtgcaaagctctcagagacttacccagaaagactcacagctgtaattgctgctaaaggtgaTTGACATGTATTAACTCAAATCAAAATATTACAGTTTTATTTTCCatgaat is a window of Salmo trutta chromosome 37, fSalTru1.1, whole genome shotgun sequence DNA encoding:
- the LOC115176576 gene encoding 28S ribosomal protein S29, mitochondrial isoform X2 encodes the protein MALRRLSFRLRQTVAQVRPLHGSWCGQQLEAVGMETRPETFSIFRTQENDPACQSEQHLGQYYTVPPSHFHTVFPHGLPPRYQQQVKTFNEGCVMVRQPALELISHLKRADYSKPTIRYLLYGVKGSGKTMSLCHTVHYCSTQGWLVLHIPDAHLWVKNCKELLPSSYHTSRFDQPIQASNWLRNFRTTNEHFLSKIKLRQRYVWTKRESTEEGRPLGELVDMGVSRVKSSSDVVGAVLKELRLQAGGTEGGFRLAVAVDGVNGLWGRTTLKEDKSPVAPEELTLVHNLRKMINNDWCGGAVIATLSQTGSLYTPSSAYLPQELLGEEGFDSMDPFVPVPVSLYSEKEFESCYLYYLDRHWLQHPHSQTEEGKKELIFLSNRNPSVLERLCAFL